AATGCGTGTAACACAGACAGAGAGGCGAATGAAAACTCCATTGCCGCTTATGCATATATTGATCTGACCACAGAGACCGCCGCTGGTTATTTTTATCAGCAGGTAGGTCTGGATGGCGCCAACAGACGTGATGATAACTATGCATTTAAAGGCGTTCCCCTTAATAATACCAGCACACGTTCCCACGCAGGCACAGTAGGTTTTAAGGGACCTAACAATTATGATATCGTTTTTTCATTGTCGGCCGATAAAACACAGCTGACTGTTACCAATATGACCGGACTGGCAAATCCTGATTATCAGTTTTTGCTGTCAATGGACTATTATGGTGCCAGACCGGATGTCGCATTTGACGCGTCCAGTGTAGCACTGACGAAAGGACCTTCCTGTAAAGTGGTGACCGCCACCTTTAACGTATGTAACCCGGGTGCGGGTAATAGTAGTGGCGGGATGCCGGTATCCTTCTATCATGGAGATCCGACGACAGATCCTGCGGCTGTATTATTATATACAGGTGCATTTCCGGAAGACCTGCTGGAAGGAGAATGTAAGGTGTTCTCTTTTGATATCAACATGAACAGCTTCATCGACCTGAACATCGATATGACCATTGTCCTGAACGACAACGGCAGTTTTGTTCCTGGTGGCGTAGGTACCGCTGTTGGTACACCCTTTACGTTAAGTTCACTTGCTACGCAGAGTACAGTCTATAAAGAGTGTAACTATGATAATAACCTCATCACAAGAACACTGAATGTAAATAACTGTCCCGTTCCTAACCTTGACCCTGATCTCAGCTCAGGTGCAGCAGGTAACTATAACTATCTGAACTATTTCAATGCAGGGAGTGCAACCGGTGCAAAGATCAATGATGCAGATCTCAGTATCCTCGATCCGGGAGGTACCACACTGGCGCGTGCAACTGTTACACTGACCAATATCCTCGATGGTGCTGCTGAAGCGATTTTTGTGAATGGCACATTGCCGGCGGGTATTACAGCTACAGGTAGCGGTACAGGTACGATTATATTAAATGGTGTAGCATCCCAGGCGGACTATGTAACTGCGTTGGGTATGATCGAATACCGCAATAGTAATCCGTCTCCTAATACGACCAACCGTACTATCACAACGGTATTGTACGATGGACTGGAGACTGGTCCGGCGTCAACGACGACTATTGTTATACTGACTGATCCGCGTATCAATGTAGTAGGTAATGCGACTGCCATTGCAGATAACAGCACAACTGTCAATACGCTGGATGGTACAGATTTCGGTATCACTATCTCCACTACCGTTCAACATACCTTCACGATCGGTAACGTTGGTACCGGTGTTATTAATCTGACAGCTACTCCGGCTATCAGCTTTGTATCCGGCGATCCGGGATTTACTATCGTTACACAGCCAGGATCTACTTCACTGCTGGTCGGGCAGACGACCAACTTTGTCATAAGGTTTGATCCGGCAGCACATCCGGTAGGTGTGTACACAGCCGTAGTGCGTATCGTGAATAACGAAACCGATACGGACAGAGCCGATTACACATTTACGGTGTCAGCCACCGTGAATGGTTTACCAGTGATCACTGATAACACAGTAAATGGTAATGAAGATAATACACTTACTTTCACTGCCGCTGATTTCACCAGTCATTACAGTGATCCTGATGGTGCTCCGCTGAACAGTATAAGAATTACGAGTCTGCCGCTGAACGGTAGTTTCAGGCTGAATGGTGTAGTGATCAGCGTCGGACAGGATATACCAGTTGCCCAGTTGGGTAACATTACATTCGTTCCTACCGCTAACTGGAATGGTACAACAGGTTTCGACTGGAGAGCATATGATGGTACTTCTTATTCAACGGCGACTGCCCGTGTTACTATTAATATTCAGCCAGTAAATGATGGCCCTCAGATCGTTACCCCTACAAGCATTGCGGTGACGGAAGATATATCGGCCTCCCTGAAAGATATCTCTTTCTCAGATATAGATGCAGGCACAGGTAGTGTGACAGTGACATTCTCCGTACCGAATGGTACATTGAATGCGGTGAGTGGTGCCGGCGTGGTTGTAAGCGGTACGCCTGCTGCACTGATATTGACGGGTAGTATTCCGGATATCAATGCATTCCTGTTGGCGAATAACGTGACTTATTCGTCTACGCAGAATCCGCCTACTACTGTATTGTTAACGGTGAATATCTCTGACAATGGCAATACAGGTTCAGGTGGCGCTTTGCAGGCTACAGCGACAGTGCCGTTAGGTATTACGGCGGTAAATGATGCACCGGTAGCGGTAGATGACAGCATCACTGTAACAGAAGATATTCCGTTCACAGGTAATGTATTGACAAATGATACAGATGTAGAAGGAAATACGCTAACTGCCTCAATGGTAACATTGCCGGTAAACGGTACGGTTGTATTGAACACAAATGGAAGTTTCACTTATACACCGAACGCTAACTTCAACGGTCTGGATAGCCTCGTGTATAGCATATGTGACAATGGCACACCAAGCCTTTGTGATACAGCAGTGGTAAGAATTATGGTTACTCCTGTCAATGATGCGCCGATAGCGGTTACTGACAGTATCACTTTAAATGAAGATGTACCATTCAATGGTAATGTATTAACGAACGACAGCGATCCGGAAGGAGACGCCTTAACCGCTTCCCTGGTTACTGCACCAGTAAACGGTACAGTGGCGCTGAATCCTGACGGTAGCTTTACTTATACGCCTAACGCTGACTACAATGGACTGGATAGTTTAGTGTATAGCGTATGTGATAATGGCACACCAAGCCTTTGCGATACAGCGGTAGTAATATTTACTATTACGCCAGTAAATGATGCACCGACAGCGGTTACTGATAGTGTCACTTTAAATGAGGATGTACCATTCACTGGTAATGTACTGACTAATGATAGCGATCCGGAAGGAGATGCCTTAACTGCTTCCCTGGTCACTGCACCAGTAAACGGTACAGTGGCGCTGAATCCTGATGGTAGCTTTACTTATACACCTAACGCTGACTACAATGGATTAGATAGTTTAGTGTATAGTGTATGTGATAATGGTACACCGAGCCTTTGCGATACAGCGGTAGTAATATTTACTATTACGCCAGTCAATGATGCACCGACAGCGGTTACTGATAGTGTCACTTTAAATGAAGATGTACCGTTCACTGGTAATGTACTGACTAATGATAGCGATCCGGAAGGAGATGCCTTAACCGCTTCCCTGGTCACCGCACCAGTAAACGGTACAGTGGCGCTGAATCCTGACGGTAGCTTTACTTATACGCCTAACGCTGACTACAATGGTCTTGATAGCCTTGTCTACCAAGTATGTGATAATGGCACACCAAGCCTTTGCGATACAGCGGTAGTAATATTTACTATTACGCCAGTAAATGATGCACCGACAGCGGTTACTGATAGTGTCACTTTAAATGAAGATGTACCGTTCACTGGTAATGTACTGACTAATGATAGCGATCCGGAAGGAGATGCCTTAACCGCTTCCCTGGTCACTGCGCCAGTAAATGGTACAGTAGCGCTGAATCCTGATGGTAGCTTTACTTATACGCCTAACGCTAACTTCAATGGATTAGATAGTTTAGTGTATAGCGTATGTGACAATGGTACACCTAGCCTTTGCGATACAGCGGTAGTAATATTTACTATTACGCCAGTAAATGATGCACCGATAGCGGTTACTGACAGTATTACTTTAAATGAAGATGTACCGTTCACTGGTAATGTATTAACGAACGACAGCGATCCGGAGGGTGATGCCTTAACCGCTTCCCTGGTCACTGCACCAGTAAACGGTACAGTGGCGCTGAATCCTGACGGTAGCTTTACTTATACGCCTAACGCTGACTACAATGGTCTTGATAGCCTTGTCTACCAAGTATGTGATAATGGCACACCAAGCCTTTGCGATACAGCGGTAGTAATATTTACGATCACGCCTGTCAATGATGCACCGACAGCGGTTACTGATAGTGTCACTTTAAATGAAGATGTACCGTTCACTGGTAATGTACTGACTAATGATAGCGATCCGGAAGGAGATGCCTTAACCGCTTCCCTGGTCACTGCGCCAGTAAATGGTACAGTAGCGCTGAATCCTGATGGTAGCTTTACTTATACGCCTAACGCTAATTATAATGGATTAGATAGTTTAGTGTATAGCGTATGTGACAATGGTACACCTAGCCTTTGCGATACAGCGGTAGTAATATTTACTATTACGCCTGTCAATGATGCACCGATAGCGGTTACTGACAGTATCACTTTAAATGAAGATGTACCGTTCACTGGTAATGTATTAACGAACGACAGCGATCCGGAAGGAGACGCCTTAACCGCTTCCCTGGTCACTGCACCAGTAAACGGTACAGTGGCGCTGAATCCTGACGGTAGCTTTACTTATACGCCTAACGCTGACTACAATGGTCTTGATAGCCTTGTCTACCAAGTATGTGATAATGGTACACCAAGCCTTTGCGATACAGCAGTAGTAATATTCACTATTACTCCTGTCAATGATGCGCCAATAGCGGTTACTGACAGTATCACTTTAAATGAGGATGTACCGTTCAGTGGTAATGTATTAACTAATGATAGCGATCCGGAAGGAGATGCCTTAACTGCTTCCCTGGTTACTGCGCCAGTAAACGGTACGGTAGCCCTGAATCCTGATGGTAGCTTTACTTATACGCCTAACGCTGACTACAATGGTCTTGATAGCCTTGTCTACCAAGTATGTGATAATGGCACACCAAGCCTTTGCGATACAGCGGTAGTAATATTTACTATTACGCCTGTCAATGATGCACCGATAGCGGTTACTGATAGTATCACTTTAAATGAAGATGTACCATTCACTGGTAATGTATTAACGAACGACAGCGATCCGGAGGGTGATGCCTTAACCGCTTCCCTGGTCACTGCACCAGTAAATGGAACAGTGGCGCTGAATCCTGACGGTAGCTTTACTTATACGCCTAACGCTGACTACAATGGACTGGATAGCCTCGTTTATCAGGTGTGTGACAATGGTACACCAAGCCTTTGTGATACAGCAGTAGTAATATTTACTATTACGCCAGTAAATGATGCACCGACAGCGGTTACTGATAGTGTCACTTTAAATGAAGATGTACCGTTCACTGGTAATGTACTGACTAATGATAGCGATCCGGAAGGAGATGCCTTAACTGCTTCCCTGGTTACTGCGCCAGTAAACGGTACGGTAGCCCTGAATCCTGATGGTAGCTTTACTTATACGCCTAACGCTAACTTCAATGGATTAGATAGTTTAGTGTATAGCGTATGTGATAATGGTACACCAGGCCTTTGCGATACAGCAGTAGTAATATTTACTATTACTCCTTTGAATGATGCGCCAATAGCGGTTACTGACAGTATCACTTTAAATGAAGATGTACCGTTCACTGGTAATGTATTAACGAACGACAGCGATCCGGAAGGAGACGCCTTAACCGCTTCCCTGGTCACTGCATCAGTAAACGGTACGGTAGCCCTGAATCCTGACGGTAGCTTTACTTATACGCCTAACGCTGACTACAATGGTCTTGATAGCCTTGTCTACCAAGTATGTGATAATGGTACACCAAGCCTTTGCGATACAGCGGTAGTAATATTTACGATCACGCCTGTCAATGATGCACCAATAGCAGTAACTGACAGTATCACTTTAAATGAAGATGTACCATTCACTGGTAATGTATTAACGAATGACAGCGATCCGGAAGGAGATGCCTTAACTGCTTCCCTGGTCACCGCACCAGTAAATGGAACAGTGGCGCTGAATCCTGACGGTAGCTTTACTTATACGCCTAACGCTGACTACAATGGACTGGATAGCCTCGTTTATCAGGTGTGTGACAATGGTACACCAAGCCTTTGTGATACAGCGGTAGTAATATTTACTATTACGCCTGTCAATGATGCGCCAATAGCGGTTACTGACAGTATCACTTTAAATGAGGATGTACCGTTCAGTGGTAATGTATTAACTAATGACAGCGATCCGGAAGGAGATGCCTTAACCGCTTCCCTGGTCACCGCACCAGTAAACGGTACAGTGGCGCTGAATCCTGATGGTAGCTTTACTTATACGCCTAACGCTGACTACAATGGATTAGATAGTTTAGTGTATAGCGTATGTGACAATGGTACACCGAGCCTTTGTGATAGCGCGGTAGTAATATTTACTATTACGCCTGTCAATGACGCGCCAATAGCGGTTACTGACAGTATTACTTTAAATGAAGATGTACCATTCACTGGTAATGTATTAACTAATGATAACGATCCTGAAGGTGATGCCTTAACCGCTTCCCTGGTCACTGCGCCAGTAAATGGAACAGTGGCGCTGAATCCTGACGGTAGCTTTACTTATACGCCTAACGCTAACTTCAATGGCTTAGATAGTTTAGTGTATAGCGTATGTGATAATGGTACACCGAGCCTTTGTGATAGCGCGGTAGTAATATTTACTATTACGCCTGTCAATGATGCGCCAATAGCGGTTACTGACAGTATCACTTTAAATGAAGATGTACCATTCACTGGTAATGTATTAACTAATGATAGCGATTCGGAAGGAGATGCCTTAACCGCTTCCCTGGTCACCGCACCAGTAAACGGTACAGTGGCGCTGAATCCTGATGGTAGCTTTACTTATACGCCTAACGCTGACTACAATGGATTAGATAGTTTAGTGTATAGCGTATGTGACAATGGTACACCGAGCCTATGTGATAGCGCGGTAGTAATATTTACTATTACGCCTGTCAATGACGCGCCAATAGCGGTTACTGACAGTATTACTTTAAATGAAGATGTACCATTCACTGGTAATGTATTAACTAATGATAACGATCCTGAAGGTGATGCCTTAACCGCTTCTCTGGTCACTGCGCCAGTAAATGGAACAGTGGCGCTGAATCCTGATGGTAGCTTTACTTATACGCCTAACGCTGACTACAATGGCTCAGATAGTTTAGTGTATAGCATATGTGACAATGGTACACCGAGCCTTTGTGATACAGCAGTAGTAATATTTGCTATTACTACTGTAAATGATGCGCCAATAGCGGTTACTGACAGTATCACTTTAAATGAAGATGTACCATTCACTGGTAATGTATTAACTAATGATAGCGATCCGGAGGGTGATGCCTTAACTGCTTCCCTGGTCACTGCACCAGTAAACGGTACAGTGGCGCTGAATCCTGATGGTAGCTTTACTTATACGCCTAACGCTGACTACAATGGACTTGATAGCCTTGTCTACCAAGTATGTGATAATGGCACACCAAGCCTTTGCGATACAGCGGTAGTAATATTTACTATTACGCCAGTCAATGACGCGCCAATAGCGGTTACTGACAGTATCACTTTAAACGAAGATGTACCATTCACTGGTAATGTATTAACGAACGACAGCGATCCGGAAGGTGATGCTTTAACTGCTTCCCTGGTCACTGCACCAGTAAATGGTACAGTAGCGCTGAATCCTGACGGTAGCTTTACTTATACGCCAAACGCTAACTTCAATGGATTAGATAGTTTAGTGTATAGCGTATGTGACAATGGTACACCAGGCCTTTGTGATACAGCAGTAGTGATCATCACTGTTACACCAGTTAACAATGCGCCAACCGGAACCGGTGATACGCGCACTACTCCGGAGGATACCCCTGTAAATGGCGCTGTAACCGGTGCTGATGCAGATGGTGATCTACTCACCTATACACTGGGTACAGCCCCTGTTAACGGTGGGGCGATCGTGAATGCTGACGGTACCTATACTTACACACCATCACCTGATTATAACGGTGTAGATAGTTTCACAGTAGTGATCAGCGATGGTAACGGTGGTACTGTCACTGTAAATGTCAACATCACTGTAACACCGGTGAATGACGCACCGACTGGTACCGGTGATACCCGTACCACTACAATAAACACGCCTGTAACCGGTGTTGTAACCGGCACTGATGTAGACGGTGATGTGCTGACCTATACACTCGGCACCGCTCCTGCGAATGGAAGTGCTGTCGTGAACACGGACGGTACTTATACCTACACGCCCGATCCTGGCTTCAGCGGTGCTGACAGCTTCACCATTGTGATCAGTGATGGTAATGGTGGCTCCGTAACGGTCACAGTAAGTATCACGGTGATTGCCGTAAACAATGCGCCAACTGGTATTGGCGATGCACGTACGACACCGGAAGATACGCCGGTAACAGGTGTTGTAACCGGTACCGATGCAGACGGTGATGCACTGACCTATACATTGGGCACTGCACCTGTCAATGGTGGTGCTATCGTAAATGCAGACGGTACTTACATTTATACACCTGCGCTGAACTACAATGGGGCTGACAGCTTCACGATTCTGATCAGTGATGGCAAAGGCGGCACTGCTACTGTCACTGTTTATATCACCGTTACGCCTGTGAATGACGCACCAACGGGTACCGGCGATACCAGAACAACACTGGTGAATACTCCTGTATCCGGCATGGTAACCGGTACGGATGTAGATGGCGACGTACTGACCTATACACTGGGTACGGCTCCGGTAAATGGTACCGTTGTCGTAAACACAGATGGTACCTATACCTACACGCCTGGTAACAACTTTACCGGTGCTGATAGCTTTACAATAGTGATCAGCGATGGTAACGGTGGTGCGGTGATCGTGACAGTGAATATCACGGTGATCACGATCGTACAGTCTCCTGCTGTCGGACTGGTGAAGATCGGTACCATCAACGGTAATACGATCACCTACATATTCAATGTTACCAATACGGGTAATATCCCGCTGCATACCATAGCCGTCTCCGATCCTAAACTGGGTACAACGAAACACTATACCGGTGTATTACTGCCTGGTGCTTCTGTTACGCTGACTGCTGTATACAACATCACCCAGCAGGATAGAGAAAACGGTACAGTTGTCAATACTGCTACTGTTACGGCTATCACTGCCAACAATGGCACAGTGACCGACGTATCGGGTACAATGCTGAATAACGATACGCCTACAGAAACAACAGTGCCTGGTCTGCCGGAAGCCAATGACGACGAAGCAGAAACACAGACCAGTACGCCTGTCATCATCCCGATACTGGACAATGACGATCCGAAGCAATCAACCTTCTCTTTAGGTACACTGCAGATCGTTACGATACCTAAACACGGTCAGGTAACGGTGAATGAAGATGGCACGGTAAGGTATGTGCCTGACAATAACTATGCTGGTGAGGATGACTTCAGCTACCGGATCAGCGATATAAATGGCAACACGACTAACGTAGCGGTAGTGAAGATCACGGTTAAACAGTCGGACATCCGTATCGCTCCGATGTTCACACCGAATGGGGATGGTAAGAATGATGTCTTCGAAATCCGTGGTCTTAATAAATATGTAGAAAACGAACTGATCATTGTTAACCGCTGGGGGAACGAGGTGTTCCGTCAGAGAAACTACCAGAACACCTGGAATGGTCAGGGCTTAAATGATGGTACCTACTACTACCTGCTGCGCGTGAGAAAAGCAAACAGTGAAGGTTGGGAAGTATTGAAAGGATTCACTACGATCATTCGCAAAATCAAAGATTAATATGAAAAGAAGTATCATATTGATGATGTTGCTGCTGCTGGGCAAACTGTCGTTTGCTCAGCAGGACGCACAGTTCAGTCAGTACATGTTCAACGGTATCTACGTTAATCCTGGCTATGCAGGTTATAAAGAGGCGCTGAACATCCACGGTTATTACCGTAACCAGTGGACTGGCATTGAAGGTGCTCCCCGCAGTTTTTCAATTGCTGTGGATAATATTGCGGCTGATGGTAATGTGGGCTGGGGCGTTCAGATCATGAGCGACCGGCTTGGCGCGCAGAGTAATGAATCTATATATGCCAACTATGCATACCGTATAAGGACCAATGAGGATGGTACGGCCAGACTTTCCTTCGGTCTGAGCGCTGGTCTGGTACAACTGGGTATCAATGGTAAAATGCTCTGGACGCAGGACCCGGAAACAGAGATCATACCTGGCGTGATTAAGACCATGGTACCCGATGCAAGAGCGGGTATCTATTATGCCGACCAGCAGTTTTACGCAGGTATCTCGGTAGATAACCTGGTATCTCCTCACGTCAATAAATCCAAATATGCGTTTATCCCGCAGCCAAGACCGCACTATTACCTGACCGCAGGCATGATGTTGCCGGTGAATGAGCAGGTCCGGTTAAAGCCTTCCTTCCTGTTGAAAGATGACAGAGGCGGCCCGACAAGTCTGGATCTCAACCTCTTCCTGCTGTTTAAAGAAATGCTGTGGGTAGGCGGTGGTTACCGTACAAGAGTAGACCTCTACAGCAAAGCATACCTGCAAAAAACACTGGTCACTGCCAATGCGGCCATCGCCGCAGTAGAAGTGTTCCCTACTCCCAATTTGCGTGTAGGATACGCCTACGACTTTTCGATCGGACCATTGCAAAGCTATACCTCGGGTACCCATGAACTGTCAATCGGATACTCCCTCGGAAGTATCCTGGGTAACTCCGGAGGAAGCAAGTCGAGAGTGGAGTGTCCGAAATTCTTCTGATAGTTAGCAATGTTGATATAACAAAAAGCCGTTTGCCTGCCAGGTAAACGGCTTTTTGTTTTCGGTCAGCTGCTGGTCAGCAGTCAGTCAGTTGCCGGTAACATAGTAGTCAGCTACCTGTAAGGTATTCATGAAGTTCCTGGTTATTATCGTTATTATCAGGTCATTTGTATATCATTTATATATCAACCGGATATTGAAGTGATATATAAATGGCGTATTAGTACTCATAGAGATTGGATACCTGGACAATACTAAGTACCTTTGTAGCAGTTACCTCAAAATGAACTATTATGGCCATTGTTAAAGACAATATTCTCCTGCAGCTCGTCCGGGGCTCTATCGGCAGGCAAATCACCATCTACGAAAGGAATGGACAGATCATTATGGCGAAGAAACGCCGTCCGTCCAATAAGAAACCAACGCAAAAACAGCTGGAAGCCAGGTATAAAATGACCGTTGCGGCTGATCTGGCCAGGGATATGATGAATGATCCCGCAATAAAGGCCTATTATGCCTCACTGGCAGGGCCGGGGCAGAATGCCTATAATATGGCGGTAAAGGACGCATACCGCTCTCCTGAAGTCCAGAACATTCGTTTGGAAGATACAGCGGTGGTAGTAACCGCAAAGGACGAATTCAGGGTGGCTGAAGTGCAGGTACAGGTACTTGATGCGGAAGGCACTGTAAAAGAGTGTGGAGCGGCCGTTTTAGGCCGTAATGGGATCGATTGGTACTATCAGGCAGACGCACTGCCGGCCGGCGGAAAGATCATTGTGACGGCAGCCGATCTACCCGGACGGAAAACGGTCAGGGAACTGCTGCTCGTCTGACAATAGCAGCATTCACGATAAACCGTACGCATGATCTTTCACGCATACGGTTTATCGTGCTGGTGGAATAAACAGGCTACTGTTTGATATAAGTGATCGTCATTTTGTCTCCCTGTTTCAGGAAATTGTCAACAGCATACACCATTGTTTTGCAGTCAAAACTGGTGATTGCGCCTACTGATTCACCATCCAGTCTGAGGCTGTTCCCTTCCAGTTTCCACGTACCTTCCTCATTGTCTGATTCT
The DNA window shown above is from Chitinophaga agri and carries:
- a CDS encoding PorP/SprF family type IX secretion system membrane protein, with amino-acid sequence MKRSIILMMLLLLGKLSFAQQDAQFSQYMFNGIYVNPGYAGYKEALNIHGYYRNQWTGIEGAPRSFSIAVDNIAADGNVGWGVQIMSDRLGAQSNESIYANYAYRIRTNEDGTARLSFGLSAGLVQLGINGKMLWTQDPETEIIPGVIKTMVPDARAGIYYADQQFYAGISVDNLVSPHVNKSKYAFIPQPRPHYYLTAGMMLPVNEQVRLKPSFLLKDDRGGPTSLDLNLFLLFKEMLWVGGGYRTRVDLYSKAYLQKTLVTANAAIAAVEVFPTPNLRVGYAYDFSIGPLQSYTSGTHELSIGYSLGSILGNSGGSKSRVECPKFF
- a CDS encoding Ig-like domain-containing protein, producing the protein MKTRIVNVLSSLVLVLCSLVTFGQMPSSPCNPSGGKKGDILGIETKYRAPGGTAPVFTIPAGTRSITVYISSETGLNTIADNPQGDEDFITINAIIDLSANTSSGYVNYAKNTFVDGSGTNLYGWQKAPLNAFIPNASKIGDATPNLNNVNFTVAGNTLTITEAVTDIHSSYYVEYVSPYNNSINPMDPQVRALLHGTGVANTDLVVPIPAGASIISISGKGTNSSAADLNTSAGTEEGYSNLRVTVDLDAGLTDGMITLANGGADDRRSTYVINNLSSASTANFLSAAGIAGDYASKRTSNGAVGVYNPQIYVSGTNLIIRRDASYARDFDDAYVIEFYHRVGQGMSAEFINSDIQPIPKGVSSMTGVSRTFNIPPGTNAIYFNETGNACNTDREANENSIAAYAYIDLTTETAAGYFYQQVGLDGANRRDDNYAFKGVPLNNTSTRSHAGTVGFKGPNNYDIVFSLSADKTQLTVTNMTGLANPDYQFLLSMDYYGARPDVAFDASSVALTKGPSCKVVTATFNVCNPGAGNSSGGMPVSFYHGDPTTDPAAVLLYTGAFPEDLLEGECKVFSFDINMNSFIDLNIDMTIVLNDNGSFVPGGVGTAVGTPFTLSSLATQSTVYKECNYDNNLITRTLNVNNCPVPNLDPDLSSGAAGNYNYLNYFNAGSATGAKINDADLSILDPGGTTLARATVTLTNILDGAAEAIFVNGTLPAGITATGSGTGTIILNGVASQADYVTALGMIEYRNSNPSPNTTNRTITTVLYDGLETGPASTTTIVILTDPRINVVGNATAIADNSTTVNTLDGTDFGITISTTVQHTFTIGNVGTGVINLTATPAISFVSGDPGFTIVTQPGSTSLLVGQTTNFVIRFDPAAHPVGVYTAVVRIVNNETDTDRADYTFTVSATVNGLPVITDNTVNGNEDNTLTFTAADFTSHYSDPDGAPLNSIRITSLPLNGSFRLNGVVISVGQDIPVAQLGNITFVPTANWNGTTGFDWRAYDGTSYSTATARVTINIQPVNDGPQIVTPTSIAVTEDISASLKDISFSDIDAGTGSVTVTFSVPNGTLNAVSGAGVVVSGTPAALILTGSIPDINAFLLANNVTYSSTQNPPTTVLLTVNISDNGNTGSGGALQATATVPLGITAVNDAPVAVDDSITVTEDIPFTGNVLTNDTDVEGNTLTASMVTLPVNGTVVLNTNGSFTYTPNANFNGLDSLVYSICDNGTPSLCDTAVVRIMVTPVNDAPIAVTDSITLNEDVPFNGNVLTNDSDPEGDALTASLVTAPVNGTVALNPDGSFTYTPNADYNGLDSLVYSVCDNGTPSLCDTAVVIFTITPVNDAPTAVTDSVTLNEDVPFTGNVLTNDSDPEGDALTASLVTAPVNGTVALNPDGSFTYTPNADYNGLDSLVYSVCDNGTPSLCDTAVVIFTITPVNDAPTAVTDSVTLNEDVPFTGNVLTNDSDPEGDALTASLVTAPVNGTVALNPDGSFTYTPNADYNGLDSLVYQVCDNGTPSLCDTAVVIFTITPVNDAPTAVTDSVTLNEDVPFTGNVLTNDSDPEGDALTASLVTAPVNGTVALNPDGSFTYTPNANFNGLDSLVYSVCDNGTPSLCDTAVVIFTITPVNDAPIAVTDSITLNEDVPFTGNVLTNDSDPEGDALTASLVTAPVNGTVALNPDGSFTYTPNADYNGLDSLVYQVCDNGTPSLCDTAVVIFTITPVNDAPTAVTDSVTLNEDVPFTGNVLTNDSDPEGDALTASLVTAPVNGTVALNPDGSFTYTPNANYNGLDSLVYSVCDNGTPSLCDTAVVIFTITPVNDAPIAVTDSITLNEDVPFTGNVLTNDSDPEGDALTASLVTAPVNGTVALNPDGSFTYTPNADYNGLDSLVYQVCDNGTPSLCDTAVVIFTITPVNDAPIAVTDSITLNEDVPFSGNVLTNDSDPEGDALTASLVTAPVNGTVALNPDGSFTYTPNADYNGLDSLVYQVCDNGTPSLCDTAVVIFTITPVNDAPIAVTDSITLNEDVPFTGNVLTNDSDPEGDALTASLVTAPVNGTVALNPDGSFTYTPNADYNGLDSLVYQVCDNGTPSLCDTAVVIFTITPVNDAPTAVTDSVTLNEDVPFTGNVLTNDSDPEGDALTASLVTAPVNGTVALNPDGSFTYTPNANFNGLDSLVYSVCDNGTPGLCDTAVVIFTITPLNDAPIAVTDSITLNEDVPFTGNVLTNDSDPEGDALTASLVTASVNGTVALNPDGSFTYTPNADYNGLDSLVYQVCDNGTPSLCDTAVVIFTITPVNDAPIAVTDSITLNEDVPFTGNVLTNDSDPEGDALTASLVTAPVNGTVALNPDGSFTYTPNADYNGLDSLVYQVCDNGTPSLCDTAVVIFTITPVNDAPIAVTDSITLNEDVPFSGNVLTNDSDPEGDALTASLVTAPVNGTVALNPDGSFTYTPNADYNGLDSLVYSVCDNGTPSLCDSAVVIFTITPVNDAPIAVTDSITLNEDVPFTGNVLTNDNDPEGDALTASLVTAPVNGTVALNPDGSFTYTPNANFNGLDSLVYSVCDNGTPSLCDSAVVIFTITPVNDAPIAVTDSITLNEDVPFTGNVLTNDSDSEGDALTASLVTAPVNGTVALNPDGSFTYTPNADYNGLDSLVYSVCDNGTPSLCDSAVVIFTITPVNDAPIAVTDSITLNEDVPFTGNVLTNDNDPEGDALTASLVTAPVNGTVALNPDGSFTYTPNADYNGSDSLVYSICDNGTPSLCDTAVVIFAITTVNDAPIAVTDSITLNEDVPFTGNVLTNDSDPEGDALTASLVTAPVNGTVALNPDGSFTYTPNADYNGLDSLVYQVCDNGTPSLCDTAVVIFTITPVNDAPIAVTDSITLNEDVPFTGNVLTNDSDPEGDALTASLVTAPVNGTVALNPDGSFTYTPNANFNGLDSLVYSVCDNGTPGLCDTAVVIITVTPVNNAPTGTGDTRTTPEDTPVNGAVTGADADGDLLTYTLGTAPVNGGAIVNADGTYTYTPSPDYNGVDSFTVVISDGNGGTVTVNVNITVTPVNDAPTGTGDTRTTTINTPVTGVVTGTDVDGDVLTYTLGTAPANGSAVVNTDGTYTYTPDPGFSGADSFTIVISDGNGGSVTVTVSITVIAVNNAPTGIGDARTTPEDTPVTGVVTGTDADGDALTYTLGTAPVNGGAIVNADGTYIYTPALNYNGADSFTILISDGKGGTATVTVYITVTPVNDAPTGTGDTRTTLVNTPVSGMVTGTDVDGDVLTYTLGTAPVNGTVVVNTDGTYTYTPGNNFTGADSFTIVISDGNGGAVIVTVNITVITIVQSPAVGLVKIGTINGNTITYIFNVTNTGNIPLHTIAVSDPKLGTTKHYTGVLLPGASVTLTAVYNITQQDRENGTVVNTATVTAITANNGTVTDVSGTMLNNDTPTETTVPGLPEANDDEAETQTSTPVIIPILDNDDPKQSTFSLGTLQIVTIPKHGQVTVNEDGTVRYVPDNNYAGEDDFSYRISDINGNTTNVAVVKITVKQSDIRIAPMFTPNGDGKNDVFEIRGLNKYVENELIIVNRWGNEVFRQRNYQNTWNGQGLNDGTYYYLLRVRKANSEGWEVLKGFTTIIRKIKD